Proteins found in one Vulgatibacter sp. genomic segment:
- a CDS encoding cysteine desulfurase family protein — MARAYLDWAAGAPLHPAAAEAVGRALELGPGNPSSVHAAGRAARALLEKAREQVARLVGCEPRELIFTGSATEANAAVVLGVARRAPEAVLAVGAAEHPSVLQAAAAAGTQGASVLSLGADPSGRISPAALAGRRAALVAVQLANNETGVVQPVAEVAAAAREAGAHFHCDAVQAAGKLDLAESWSRADSLALSAHKLGGLPGVGALALRRGVELPALVPGHQERGFRGGTPALPAIAAFGAVAEAASREREARVRLLEERSAALERLLREIAPGVVIHGAAAPRIPGIVNARFPGADGETLLVALDLAGIACSHGAACSTGAMEPSHVLLAMGLSAQEARGTVRFSLGATTSDAELAALAAALPAALASSRIG; from the coding sequence GTGGCCCGCGCCTATCTCGACTGGGCAGCGGGAGCGCCCCTGCACCCCGCCGCCGCGGAGGCGGTGGGGCGCGCCCTCGAGCTCGGCCCCGGCAACCCCTCGTCCGTCCATGCAGCGGGCCGCGCCGCCCGTGCCCTCCTCGAGAAGGCCCGGGAGCAGGTGGCGCGGCTGGTGGGCTGTGAGCCCCGCGAGCTGATCTTCACCGGCTCCGCCACCGAGGCGAACGCTGCCGTGGTGCTCGGCGTGGCGCGGCGGGCGCCCGAGGCGGTGCTGGCGGTGGGCGCGGCGGAGCATCCCTCGGTGCTGCAGGCCGCCGCCGCTGCCGGCACCCAGGGGGCCTCCGTCCTCTCCCTCGGCGCGGATCCGAGCGGCAGGATCTCGCCGGCGGCGCTCGCAGGCCGGCGCGCCGCGCTCGTGGCCGTGCAGCTCGCCAACAACGAGACCGGCGTGGTGCAGCCCGTGGCGGAGGTGGCCGCAGCAGCCCGCGAGGCTGGCGCCCACTTCCACTGCGACGCCGTGCAGGCTGCGGGCAAGCTCGACCTCGCCGAGAGCTGGTCCCGTGCGGACAGCCTCGCCCTCTCCGCGCACAAGCTCGGCGGGCTCCCCGGCGTCGGCGCCCTCGCCCTGCGCCGCGGCGTCGAGCTGCCGGCGCTGGTCCCGGGGCACCAGGAGCGCGGCTTCCGCGGCGGCACACCGGCGCTGCCGGCGATCGCCGCCTTCGGTGCGGTGGCTGAGGCTGCCTCGCGGGAGCGGGAGGCGCGGGTGCGGCTCCTCGAGGAGCGGAGCGCCGCGCTCGAGCGCCTGCTGCGCGAGATCGCGCCCGGCGTGGTGATCCACGGGGCGGCGGCGCCCCGGATCCCCGGGATCGTCAACGCGCGCTTCCCCGGCGCCGACGGCGAGACGCTCCTCGTCGCCCTCGATCTGGCGGGCATCGCCTGCTCCCACGGGGCGGCCTGCTCCACGGGAGCGATGGAGCCCTCCCACGTGCTGCTGGCGATGGGGCTCTCCGCGCAGGAGGCCCGGGGCACGGTGCGCTTCAGCCTGGGGGCCACGACCAGCGACGCGGAACTCGCCGCGCTGGCGGCGGCGCTGCCGGCAGCCCTGGCCAGCAGCAGGATCGGCTAA
- a CDS encoding DHH family phosphoesterase: MAPTPRKLPSESLKDRAERLVQLARSRKKALILTHDNPDPDSIAAALALAQIFEEKAGLKSTIAYGGIIGRAENRALLKVLKLPVVSISRVVFDEHDLIAICDTQPEMGNHSLPARYFPDVIFDHHPERPESKLAAVAEVGGDYGATSTIAVEYLRALGVTPSREAATALFYGIKADTRDLGRETEDVDVDAYLWLFPLADKEALAQIEHPRLPAAYFRLFHTAIEKGVVYGNAVITDLGDIYSPDMVAEVAERHLFLEGIKWSLAFAIYEENLFLSLRTNDRRMNAGRLIREVVEELGGTAGGHGQMAGARIPVARLGKSEREAFKKSLVKRFCEEWGVDEKPGVPLLDYGQDE, encoded by the coding sequence ATGGCCCCCACGCCACGCAAGCTTCCCAGCGAGAGCCTGAAGGATCGAGCCGAGCGCCTCGTGCAGCTGGCCCGTTCCCGCAAGAAGGCGCTGATCCTCACCCACGACAACCCGGATCCGGACTCGATCGCGGCGGCGCTGGCGCTCGCCCAGATCTTCGAGGAGAAGGCCGGCCTCAAGAGCACCATCGCGTACGGCGGCATCATCGGCCGGGCCGAGAACCGGGCGCTGCTCAAAGTGCTCAAGCTGCCGGTGGTCTCGATCTCCCGGGTGGTCTTCGACGAGCACGATCTCATCGCCATCTGCGATACGCAGCCGGAGATGGGCAACCACTCCCTGCCCGCCCGCTACTTCCCCGACGTGATCTTCGACCACCACCCCGAGCGGCCGGAGAGCAAGCTCGCAGCGGTGGCGGAGGTCGGCGGCGACTACGGCGCCACCTCGACCATCGCGGTGGAATACCTGCGGGCCCTGGGCGTCACCCCGAGCCGCGAGGCGGCCACCGCCCTCTTTTACGGGATCAAGGCGGACACCCGGGACCTCGGCCGCGAGACCGAGGACGTGGACGTCGACGCCTACCTCTGGCTCTTCCCCCTCGCGGACAAGGAAGCGCTGGCGCAGATCGAGCACCCGCGACTCCCGGCCGCGTACTTCCGGCTCTTCCACACCGCGATCGAGAAGGGCGTGGTCTACGGCAATGCCGTGATCACCGACCTCGGCGACATCTACTCGCCCGACATGGTGGCGGAGGTCGCCGAGCGGCATCTCTTCCTCGAAGGGATCAAGTGGTCGCTGGCCTTCGCGATCTACGAGGAGAACCTCTTCCTCTCCCTGCGCACCAACGACAGGCGGATGAACGCCGGCAGGCTGATCCGCGAGGTGGTGGAGGAGCTGGGCGGCACCGCCGGTGGCCACGGCCAGATGGCAGGCGCCCGGATCCCGGTGGCGCGCCTCGGCAAGAGCGAGCGCGAGGCCTTCAAGAAGAGCCTGGTGAAGCGCTTCTGCGAGGAGTGGGGCGTCGACGAGAAGCCCGGCGTCCCGCTGCTCGATTACGGCCAGGACGAGTAG
- a CDS encoding deoxyribonuclease IV, producing MILGAHESIAGGPSKAFGRAREHGAEALQIFVKNARGWKAKPLDPSEVAAFRAEARSTGLPVMAHASYLINLAAPAGSELREKSLDAFVDELDRCEALGIPGLVIHPGSCADHDEGIELIAEAIDAALARVPGQVQVWLENTAGQGTAIAADFRELGRIFAASGTKERLGVCFDTCHAFAAGYDLTNEAGYASTFASLEEAIGGLQRVRGFHLNDCKKPLGCRVDRHEEIGDGAMGLLPFRLLLGDERFTGAIGVLETPEPERYPENLRKLRALV from the coding sequence TTGATCCTCGGGGCACACGAATCGATCGCTGGCGGCCCGTCGAAGGCCTTCGGCAGGGCGCGCGAGCACGGCGCTGAAGCGTTGCAGATCTTCGTGAAGAACGCCCGCGGGTGGAAGGCCAAACCCCTCGACCCTTCGGAGGTCGCCGCCTTCCGGGCGGAGGCCCGCTCCACCGGCCTGCCGGTGATGGCCCATGCCTCCTACCTGATCAACCTCGCGGCGCCTGCAGGGAGCGAGCTCCGGGAGAAGAGCCTCGACGCCTTCGTCGACGAGCTCGATCGCTGCGAGGCCCTCGGCATCCCGGGGCTGGTGATCCACCCGGGCTCCTGCGCCGACCACGACGAGGGGATCGAGCTCATCGCCGAGGCGATCGACGCGGCCCTCGCCAGGGTGCCGGGCCAGGTGCAGGTCTGGCTGGAGAACACCGCCGGGCAGGGCACCGCCATCGCCGCCGACTTCCGCGAGCTGGGCCGCATCTTCGCCGCCAGCGGGACGAAGGAGCGGCTCGGCGTCTGCTTCGACACCTGCCACGCCTTTGCCGCAGGCTACGACCTCACCAACGAGGCGGGCTACGCCTCCACCTTCGCCTCCCTCGAGGAGGCGATCGGCGGCCTGCAGCGGGTGCGCGGCTTCCACTTGAACGATTGCAAGAAGCCCCTCGGCTGCAGGGTGGACCGACACGAGGAGATCGGGGACGGCGCCATGGGCCTCCTCCCCTTCCGCCTCCTCCTCGGCGACGAGCGCTTCACCGGAGCGATCGGCGTGCTGGAGACCCCGGAGCCCGAGCGCTACCCCGAGAACCTGCGGAAGCTCCGTGCCCTCGTCTGA